The Mycolicibacterium cosmeticum sequence GACGTCACTGGCGTGGGTGGCGACACAGGCGTCACTGGTACCGAGCACGGCGTGGGCGCGGTTGTAGCCGTCGATGGCCGGGCAGCCCGTCCCGGGCTTGCGCTTGTTGCATGGCATCGATACATCGCGGAAGTAGCTGCATCGAGTGCGCTGCAACAAGTTTCCGCCCATGCTGGCCATGTTGCGCAGTTGTGGGGAGGCGCTCAGTTCCAGCGCTCGGCTGACCAGGCTGAAATCGCGTCGCACTGACGGATGTTCGGCGACGTCGCTCATGCGTTCCAGTGCGCCGATACGCAGGCCGGCGGTGCCGACCGTAATGCCGGTCAAGGGCAAGCCGTTGATGTCGACCACCTGCTCGGGGGTCAGCACCTCCAACTTCATCAGGTCGACCAGGGTCGTGCCACCGGCGAGGTACGCCGTGGCCGAGCCGCCGTGCGCGGTCGCCGCGGCCACCGAATCGACCACGGTATACCCATAGGGTCGCATATCAGGACATCCGTTCGCTGGCTGCCTTGACGGCTTCGACAATGAATGGGTAAGCGCTGCAACGGCAGATGTTGCCCGACATCTGTTCGCGGATCTCTTCGTCGGTGCCGGTGTGTCCGCCCTCGATGACGGCAATGGCGGACATGATCTGGCCCGGTGTGCAGAAACCGCACTGAAATGCGTCGTTGTCGATGAAGGCCTGCTGTACAGCATGCAACTCATCGCCGTCGGCGAGGCCTTCGATGGTCATGACCGCGCGGCGTTGTACGGTCGGGGCCAAGGTCAGGCACGACAGTACCCGCCGTCCGTCGACATGCACCGTGCAGGCACCGCATTGCCCGTGATCGCATCCTTTCTTGGTACCGGTCAGTTCGAGGCGATCACGCAGGGTGTCCAATAACGTCGTTCGCGGGTCCAGGTTGACGGTGTGCTCGGTGCCGTTGACCCGTAACGTCACCGGAACATCGTTCGCCGAAGCAGCGGAGTCCGGGGTGCGGTCGGTGAGCCGCGAGACCAGCACGGTGCCGCCCACCGATACGACGACGGCGGTGCCGGTCCACCCGATGAAGCTGCGCCGCGATACTCCAGATGGCTCGTCGGGGGTGGGCGATTCAGGTTCAGCTTCGGTGAGATTGTCGATAGGGTTCTCTGGCATTATTTCTCCGTCTTGGGCTGTAGCGCGTCGAGGTGCTCACCACGATTCCCGCCTGTCGAGCTGTCGTTCAGAGTCCGGTTATCCGCGGATAGCTGATCCTGTGATTCGGTCTGAGACGCCGCCTTGGCCCCTGAGCAAAACCGCTTTGGTGTACCTGGCCCTCAGTGGGCGGGGCGAGCGCGGTACGCGCATGGTGCACGTGTCGCAGCTGAGTGTCACAGTCGTAATCCCGCAATCGATATGAATACTCAGCTGTTTCGCACGCGTTCGAAGATGATCTGGATCGACGTGCCGTCCGGGCGGGTGAAATTTTCGGTCATGCGATCACCGTCGACCGTAATGCGCAA is a genomic window containing:
- a CDS encoding (2Fe-2S)-binding protein, with translation MTLRVNGTEHTVNLDPRTTLLDTLRDRLELTGTKKGCDHGQCGACTVHVDGRRVLSCLTLAPTVQRRAVMTIEGLADGDELHAVQQAFIDNDAFQCGFCTPGQIMSAIAVIEGGHTGTDEEIREQMSGNICRCSAYPFIVEAVKAASERMS